The following is a genomic window from Patagioenas fasciata isolate bPatFas1 chromosome 1, bPatFas1.hap1, whole genome shotgun sequence.
GTACACTAAGTCACATATGGATTGTTGAACAAAAATGTATTAATTCTTTTATTACAATAAATGAAATTCACAAAGTAATTATTGAATTCAGTCATTTGGAAGTCTAATGGTCATTTTTGTGCCAATGCCCAAATCTTGTCAGGTAAAACAAAGAAGCAGTAATTTTAAGCTTACCTATGCAAGCTGCATGCACCTTCCTTTGCAGAGAGGAGATTTTTCTGTCTGATGTCCTTTTTATCTCCACTGCTGCAATGAAAAGAATGATATTTGAATCTGCAAAGTACAGTTAAGAACAATATCTCTCTGACATAAGGAGGTTTTCAGAATGTACACTTTTACAGTGTCAAAGAGCAGTGAAGCATTTAGAGTTCAGACAAGATGATGTTGTCTTTGCAAAAAAAACCTTTGAAATTAGACCAGGGTGCAGGTCCATTAGAGATATAAAAAGAACAAGATAGTGTGGAAGAGTGATTGTAATGTTCCTTTGATCAGGTAGGTATGGCACAGAAACACCTTGGAATCCTTTATAtagttatttcctttttttggggggtggagggTTTATTACTGTCATTTTCTTTAGGACTGCCCACTTCTCAAGAGTGCGGAAAAAGAAAGTAGCTATTTTCTGCCTGCAAACTTGTATTTTCAATGTCATTTAACCGTTTTTCAGCTCCAAGAGCTCCCACAAAACTGTCTGTTCCTGAAGCTCCCATGCAATAACACTGTATCCATGCCTGTCCTCATACAAAGGACCAAATGAACACGTATTGTGTGTCTAGTCGCGTGATAAGTTGTGTGGAAGCAATTTACAGCTGATGCATTCTGGGCATCAGTTGGGGAAAACTGTCTGTGTCCAAGAAATGCAATATTTTATACAAATCATCCAAAAGTATGCAAAGGACAATTTCTTTCCTCCCCAGGAAAGATTTGATCACAGATCATCAAACTCTGTTTAGTTTTGCAGAACTTGAGACCTTTCAATTTCCTTTTGTCTGATAGAGCTGTGGTTGTCAGATACCGCTTTTCATCAGCTATAAACAAATTGCTTTATGAGAATAGAGGTGATACCATATAAAAACTTCTGCAATTTTGGTAAGGTTCTCGTTTTGTTAGGTTTCCTTGACGTTTTGAGCATACACTGTGAGAATCCGCCTAGGTGATAATCTTTCAATTTTACTGTTCAGTTGTATTATTAATTTTATAGTTTCTTACTAAAATGATGGGCATACATACTGACCTATTTGAACTACGTAGTTTGTGTAATTTAAGATAAAATTTATGTCAGGGAAACTGCCTGTGGAGTATTAGTAATTAGCTTGTAATGCTGTCATTAGTTTGTATGTACTTTAATTTTTGTTCCTGTTAGATTAGTTAgaccttgtttttattttttctacttttagATGTATAGTTATATTAACATTTGTTCTAACAGAAAGAGTCTTGTATTAACTAAAAATTTAATAGTTTCTTAAGTAGTCTTAGAAGTCCTTGTTACTGTGTTATTCTATCCAGGTTTAgacacatttttgccaagtcttgggaaatgggagaggtgcccgaggattggaggaaagcaaatgtcactccagtcttcaaaaagggcaagaaggaggacccaggtaattatagaccggtcagcctcacctctgtccctgggaaagtaatggaacaacttatccttggtgtcatctcaaggcatatcagggataagagggtcattaggggcagtcagcatggctttaccaagggtgagtcatgcttgaccaacctcatagccttttatgagaatgtaacaaggtggatggatgatggcagggaggtggatgtggtctaccttgacttcagtaaagcctttggcacagtctctcacagcatcctcacagctaaattgaggaggtgtggtctagacaatagagtagtgaggtgggttgcaaactgacttcaagagagaagccagagagtggtgatcaatggtgtggagtccagttggaggccagtatctagtggagtgcttcaggggtcagtactggggccaatattattcaatatattcattaacgatttggacgagggaattgagtgtactatcagcaagtttgctgatgacactaagctgggaggagtggctgacacaccagaaggctgtgctgccatccagcgggacctggacaggctggagagttgggcggggaataacctgatgaaatttaacaagggaaagtgtagagtcctgcatctgggcaggaacaaccccaggttccagtataggttggaaaATTacatgttagagagcagtgtagggaaaagggacctgggggtcctggtggacaacaggatgaccatgagccagcactgtgcccttgtggccaggaaggccaatgacatcctcaggtgtattaccaggggggtggtcagtagatcgagagaggtcctccttcccctctgctctgccctggtgagaccccatctggaagattgtgtccagttctgggcccctcagttcaagaaggacagggaactgctggagagggtcgagtgtagggcaacaaagatgattaagggagtggagcatctcccttatgaggaaaggctgagggagctgggtctctttagtttggaggagactgagggataacctaattaatgtttctaaatatataaagggtgagtgccatgaggatggagctaggctcttctcagAGGCAAACAATGGtcggacaaggagtaatgggatcaagctggaacacaagaggttccacttaaatttgagaaaaaacttcttctcagtgagggtgacagagcactggaacaggctgcccagggaggttgtggagtctccttccctggagacattcaaagcctgtctggacaccttcctgtgcgacctcacgtaggcattcctgctccagcagggggattggactagatgatcttttgaggtcccttccaatcccaaacatactgtgatacaagaATGCATAGCCTGGAAATTTGCTAAGAGGAGACACACCAAAAAATGGTGTGACCAATTCCAGTtagcagggtttttttaaattattattatttgattgGTTATTAACTGTAGCCTGTAGTATTTATAAATTGATGACCATGATTCTTGCTGTAGGAAGAGATGCGGCATTTTTTTCTCAACTACTATATTATAATAGATTATTATAGTGAATTATAGTCTATCAGATTTCATTTTGGAACTGATTAGTGAGATGAGTAACAAaggaatggcatattataagatgaaaataaataagtaaagttACAGCTAGTTCTAAGCTATAGTAACCACCTTCAGTGGACTATTTCCATCCACCTAACTTACAAATGGCATATTTTCTCTAAAATATATTTGATTACATTCAAATAATGCAAGTGCATCTTTTATGCAATTCACTCTTAAGTTCTTCATAATGACCTTCATATGCATTCTGTGCCTCagttatttgtattttctgtacTCTTAAGCCATGTTCGCTTTCTAATTTATACATGTTATTAGAGCTTATGTGCCAGTAAGCAGCATAGTTGCATTTTGCCATTCTATGCAGATGACTTATTTTATGGCCCAAAGGCACAAAACCAGGGAAATTACCAGTGGTGAAGGATCTATAGCCAGCCATTTATAAGCCATGCATAGCCTGCAATATAATCTATGACAGGGTGATCCACTTGCAGGCTACCTGGCCATTTCCTCTCCCCTCCACCTGCTTGAGACAATAGGAGATAGCCCAGTCAACCTCATATCTCCTTGTGCCTGTCACAAACCAAATGGGAACTGGGCTGTTCCTGCTGTACAACAGACTATATATAATGTGTTGGCAGCAGTTGCATCTTGTAGTGTGGAAGAAGGTGGTAGCTCAGTTACCTCTGGCTCCTATAGCAGTCCTGGCGCTCTCCATGCTGCGGAAGGCCCGAGAGATGTGCTCAGTGTctgcatctccaaggatggaaggCAACTGCTGAGGATAGGGCACAGAAAAGTGTGCGACTCTAGGTATGGCCGCTGTGGATGCTGAGAATGAATCATACTGAATAAATATATAGGATGCATCAAACGTGCAGCAGCCTTTAACTTGAAGTTTAAATTCAGGTACTTGGAATTTGGTTTGCTGTATGGCATTTAATACCAATATAAGTCTCTAAGATGCACTGGGTACTACACAAATGCAATTcatattttctttccagaaaaataatttaCCAAGTAGCTTGCCTGGAACTTTGACTTTTGGTGCTTAGTGTTGTTGGGACTTTTTTTTCTTAGACATGAAAATTGGAAGTTTTCTTGGCTGCATAAATTCTTAAGATGCATGCACTACACAATAACCATTTCTAGTTGGACATCTGGGTCAGGAGAATTGTTGCAGAGCGCCGTCATTCCTCTCTCCCAGCTCTCCAGCTTTTCATGCAGGGGTCACCCAGTGTGTGCACAGTTCTTCTCCTGGCTTGATGTAAGGAGCATTTTAGCTATAGTCAGtatatgtttttaatattttaagaagTGCTCATCATAACAAAATAATCTAAGCTCATGTGCAAATCTACTCGAATTGAGGCTATGCTGGATCAGTGAAGATCAAATATTTGACAGATTTGagctgggtttgtgtttgttgttcaGTAATGATTTTTCACCAGTTTAAGAACTGCCTTTGTGGTTCAGCAAAACAGACCTAGAATGAAAGCTTATGTGTTTTTTGATGAATTACAGTGTACCTAGTATAACTCTGTGGCATACTTAGTTGTATAGAATTAGGGATATATTGCTCCCACGGTTTCAGTTCTTTGCCTGTCATAAAATATGCAAAGTGTTTCACAGGTCCTGGATAGCTGTTTTACATAGACAAAAACCAAGCTAAACAATGTCTTTTCAAGCAGGAAAACTTAGCTTGAAGTTGACAGTACTATCAAAAATAATCTTCCAGCATTTTTCTACTTCAAATCTTTAGTGCCAAATACATCGTGTTTTTTCCCAAATGGTATTTTTGTGCAGCTCCCAGAGGTACCTCTACCTGTATTTGCTTCTAAAAAAAGCAGTGGCTGAGTATTAGGCATGATGATTTTTACTTTTAACTTCAGAAATCAGTCTGTAACATGAACACTGTTGATCAACATAGGCAAATAGGAGGCTTTCTACACCATAttattattttggggttttttttctagttaAATATGTTTTTGTTTAAAGGTTTTTGGGTTTTCCAGGTTCTTCTTAAACTTGTGTGAAAACTCAAaggtaataaaacaaaaataaaaacataaaatgtgGCAGTAAAAGCAAAACATACTTAAAAGGTAGATTTTGTTGGCTTCAAGCTGGGGAGTTGTGACTGCAAAATGAATTCCTTTATGATAAAGGAACCAGGACTTACCAtttacaaacaaaaacaagataaCTTTTGAAGGTAGCATGTACCAGAATATATTATTGTGGTATATTTAAGTAATTGATTTAGCTTGTGGAAACATAGGTTTATCAGTAAACTCTAgcttttttctcctcattttgttTCTAACTTTACAGTACTGTGGTCCGCAATTAGTGACTTCTCTGCCATTTATGTGTTTATTTCTACACTTCCCCCTCCAACTCTGCAGTTTGAATGTTAAGGCTTTTTCTAGCTTCATCCCTTCCCCCCAGTTATTCTCACTCTCGATGTCTGTGAGCATCCGTGCCAGGATTTTTCCTACATATTGACTCTGCAAGCACTGAATGGTGACAGCTTTGTAGCATCTTCTCTGTTCTCTTGGATTCCACAGAGCCCTCAGTAGTTGGAGTTTAGTGTAACAGATGGAAAAAAGGTTGGCAGAAGGTTCCCAGTGCTACAGAGAATatgttgaaaatatatttttgattgATGGAACATTATCAATGAGTTCTTTTTTTCTACATGTTTTATTTGTCCTGTGCAACACAACTCTGCTCTCCGCCCTGATTCTGTATGTGCTTTCAAGAGAGAGCATTAAATCAAAGCATCCATATGTGAATTTTCAAGTTCCAGGAATAATGTGATTCCCATTTATCAGTGATGTAAGTTGCACTTCGCTTTTATGGTTTCATTGACTGATGTTGTGAGGGAAGTTGTTCAATTAGATTTTTCCAAGTTGTGCTATCAAAACAATTGATACTTGTCTGCCCTCGTGAAAAATAACAACTTTCAGGTTAAAACCATAATTACGGTTAATTTCAGTGTGAAAATGAAAGttgatgttgtggtttaaccctgaTAGGCAGGTAAGCCCCACACAGCCTCTTGCTCATTCCCCTCCAGTGGGACAGAAAAGAGAATCGGAAGAGTGAAAGTGTGAaaactttttcattatttctgtctcttccccttcttgtggctgctctcctgcagaacacactgtcTCTTCTGCTGCTCCCTCTAACACGCTCTGGTCAAATCTGTTGTTATCTCGAAGCCTTTAAGCCCTACATTGGGTGCCAGAAAGCGTTGCTGTGGTTTTATCCTGTTAGGCAGCTGCAGCCCAAGCAGCTGCCTCACCCACTCCCCCTCCAATGGGCTGAGCGGGGAGAGCTGgtagggtaaaagtgagaaaactcatggtttGAGATAAAAAGAGTTCAGTAAGTTTAAAGGCAAGGGTGTGGGGATGACAATGGCACCAAGGAAAACAagtggggattggactagatgatcttttgaggtcccttccaatcccaaacaaacaaacatactgtGAAATCTCCACTTTCTCCTCATGCCCAGCTGACCTATGCCCAGCCAGTTCCTGAGAAATGGCAGCCCTGGCAAACACCCTCCCCAGTTTTGATTGCAGAGCATGAGGTCGTGTGGTttcaaatatccctttggtcagctgggctcagctgtcccagctgtgtcctctcccagcctctTGTGCAGCCCCAGCTAGTGGGTGGtggggtgaggagcagaaaaggccttgaccctgtgCAAGCACTGTTCAAGCACTGTTccataactaaaacatccctgtgttatcaatgcTGTTTCTATCACAAACCCAAAACATCACTGCATATAAGCCACTGTGAAGAAATTTGACTCTGGTACCCCAGACAAAACCAGTGCAGTTGTTCACTCAAGCCAGGTGCATTTTGATATGTTTATGATTCAAATCATAAACTTGTTTCAAGAAAAGGGGTTTGTTTCTTGACTTATATTTTCCACTCATTTTAAGGAATATAGGTATGACAATGTAGCAATTAATGGCAAGTCTAAAAGGTATAGAAGTGACTAGCCAGCATGAATACTTTATATGTATTTTGTAACTAGTATTTATTCTAATGAAGAACTTGTCCTTTTTACATAGTAGTAGAGAGGTGGCATTTTGGTGCACCAACTGAAGTCTGAGGATGTGGTGTAGATTTCAATAGAGACAGAAAGTGAGGTCTGTGCAGGTTATGTGGAGATGTGTGTTGAGTTAGCTTTTACTTACAGAAAGAAGAATAGAAAGTCTTCCATGTTGGAATTCAGCTGAAGACTCAAATAGTTACTTTAGTTGGCCCCGCTAGTACTCAGGAAGCACTGCTAAGATGAGAAGTAAGAGACACTATTAAAGTGACTAATTATATGGTCATTTGACATGTCACAGTGTAGCTTTCAGCAAATCTCCCTAGATGCGCCAGGACTGTTTGCTCCTCATTGATACTGGCTTGTAGAGCCTGGAATTCTACCCTCAAAGTTGGGACAATtgattgcaggaaaaaaaaaaatgttaataataaatatttttgaaaaatagtaAAGAtacctggttttggttttttttggtcagcAGTAATTGTTTCCCACATGACAGTGTTGTCTGGTTTCAGATCCCTTTTTGAGCCAGTAGATACATCTGGTCTTTAACATCATGAAGCACTGGTTTACATAGTTGTGGAAATCCATAAGTATTTTAACTTGTCTGGTTGATTTTTGGGgcgtgtgttgttttgttttgttttctaactgCTACTCCCTTAATGTCACACTCTCACAAAGAGTATATGGTTATTCTGTTCCCCTCTTCCATACCATTCTTGACATTATAGATCTGTTGTGCTTCCTTTcaggttttcatatctgagctgaAGAATTGATTAATGTATTCTGTGTAGAATCTGTATGATCTAGATTACAGAATCTGTATCATCTGAGTTATACAATAGCACGATGATGACTTAACAGTTTTTTCCTCCTAGTTTTCATAGTCTGCATGCTGTTTTATTGCTGTTGAGCAATACAGTTCTATCTTGAACTTTTTTAGGTTTGACTATCCTGAATAATCATGTGTTTGAAAACTTTGTTGACTCCTTACTCTCACTCATTCTGGATTGTAGTGTTTAACATATCTGTAAATGTATCCTTATGCATATTCTTGAGAaatataataaagaaaaaaagactatttatttttaagctttctttctgatttttaacCAGTTCTAAAACAAGAATTAACTTCTAACAACCTAGGTTTTATTAAAGCGGTTAGTAAGTGATCTTGCTGAAGTCCAAGTATACCATACCACCTTTATCCCAGTGCTTCTCAGCTCTTCCCAACAGCTCCTCTGTTATTTTCTGGTACATATCTTCCTTCAAACAAATCTATTTGCTTTTCACTTGGGTACATTATACACCCAAGCTTGTCCTGTTTTATTTGTCTTTATAGGTGCTGTGGGTTGGCCCAATGCAAACATTAGACTGTAGCTCCTGAAATCTCTTTAAAAGATTTGGGTCATATTTGCTGCTTGTCTACAGAGGCTGGTTTAAGCAGTAGATAATCCTGTATTGAAATGCTTTCGAAACATTTTAATGTGCATTATAGCACGTAGCCCTGGGAAAGTGTTACgcttcagtatttcttctgcttttttctgaAAACTTGTCTGCTGATATGGTGCTTCTTCTCTACAGTCTATGAAGAATGGCTGTCGTGTAGAACACATTTGGTCAATGCAAATACGTATGGGCATTTAAGGCTTTCCTGTTGAAGAAAATACTGACTGTTAAAATTACTAAAACCAAAAAGCTCATGTAATGCTATTCACATGAACCGACCAGAATCTTGTacggcaagattttttttttcgtgTTGTCCTTTTATTTAGTTAGTTTCTTACAAAATGATACAGTAACCAAGTAAATGTTACATAATTTACAAAAGCATGCCCAGAATACTAAGGTGGTCTGTTTTTTGTCCTGTGGAACACATATCTATTTGCCTTTAAAAGTCAACTTGATTTGTAGCATTGAAGCCTTGTACTATTActtgatcttctgaagagatCTGTGTCCGTTTTTGCAATTGTGCAGTGTCCATGAACTGCAATCCTTGTAAATGAAAATTTTGTTCTAAATGGAACACTTGCTTCCTAAGAACTTCAGAATTCAAGCCTCACCATCTTGTTTATGTTCATCCTGTCCCATGCTCCCTTCCCTACTCCACCCTCACCCTGGCCTGATGATCATAGTCATCTATCAACTACTCACAGTAGAAGAAATACAACCCATGAAAGAATGATGAGATAACATATCTTGTGAAATGATGGTTTATAAGCTCCAATATATTTAGCAGAGTTGATGTAACTATGTAGAACTACTGTCCTGCATAATGGGAATTGTAGAGAACAAGGAACATACTGTTCCTTGCGCTGTACAGAGCCAAGACAGTACTTGCTTCAGTCTACATATAATACGATGACAAGACGATGGATAAAAGATcatgaaaaaaatcaacaaaattatTGTGAGAATCAATCAGAAATTATTGTACAAATATCTTAATTGTATGCTGAAATGTTTAAGAAAAACTGCAGTTACCATCATACTTTATGAAAATTAAAGGTCTGTAGGAACCTGTCTCTTGAAGGTGAGGAAACCTCACCCTTGGCCAGTCACTGTAATTTAATATGTTTATACCCAGTTTCACCAAAACTGAATGGAGTAAAATCACATGAAAATTAAACTAAGTTTATATCTAACAGAGCTGAAGTGTTATGTTTACTTTGTTCAATAAGAGTTTTATGAGTAGTTTCTGTAAATCTACCATATTGTATAGAATTAGTAAAAATCCACAAGTTTTCACACACTTGGCATTAAAAGTCACATGATCCATCGAGAAGGTACTGGTACTGGTAGTTGTATTATAATCAACTTCTTTACACCAGTTCACTTGTGCAATATTGCTTCTATGCATTCAGGATAATAAATCTTTGTTTTGTGGAGTTTAACATCAGGTGACTAATTCATTTGCCTTTCTGGCCTGTCATGGCAGACATTTCAGTTGTTCTTTGCATAACTGCCTCTTTACTTGTCTTTGGTCTAACAACCCTCATGTTCAGCTccctttttttaaacaatattacAGTTTGACATTTTTGTTTGTGCCTAAATACATAAACCTGTTTGGTTTTAATCTGAGAATGTAGTTGTATCTATGGGACATTGCTGTTGCGTTGCTATTTAAATAGCATCAGCAATTATCAAGATTATTTTAATCATGTGAAAAGAGAAGCTCAAGGCCAGGGAGGAAGCACGCAGCTGAAATACGTGTCTTCAGAAATCCATAAGCAGAGCAGTGACTGACCCTGAGCAAAGATCAGAACTGGTGCATCAGGTTGGTCACAAGAACTGATTTTTCTGTTCTGCTCTTTATGCTCAGTgctgcaagtgtattttccttgtTGAACTACTTTCTGTAGCAGCAGTCACCAAATTTGTCAGAGTTTGAAGGAAATTTTAGGTAATTGAAAATACCTGTATGTCATCTGCATTTCCAATTATCCGAAAACATTATTTACTTTTCCTCAGGTGTTTGGCCTTGACATTCATTAAGATGTTGAAAATATAATAAGGGGCTTAGGAGgctcaaatattttaattttgctgtTTTAATAAAACTAAGTGTATCTTCTGTAATTATAGCTGAATTAATGGCAGTCATATTCTTCACCTCATTTTTAAGCAACTTGTTGCTAATTCCACAAATATTTCCTTGGAATGTAGTCCAAATGCTGATCTCTGAAACCTATTAAAACAGAGAATTACATAAAATCTGTAATGGTTTATATAGTTCTTTTGAATAGGATGCAATTTACTTTTTGCAAAATTCATCTATTATTTACATATACAAGTTGGTAATATTACATGTCTATATACAAGATGCCTTATACAGGTTCACACCCTGTTGTGGAAAACTCCTTTAAGAGTTAGTGTTCTAGTTTAATCCAGCAGAAGATGTCTGAGAACTTcctattttgttttcttggatAAACAAGAGCAAAATACTTATGAAAAGCAACTTCTCGTTTTCACAAACAGAAGTAAGACTTCTCATTTTTTAACAGGAAGAAAGAAGCAGGATTAGTCACTGTATGGTATAGCGTTTGGTAATCTTCAATTGATGTTGTGGAGTGACAGAGAAACTAGTATTCATTCATTTAAACAATCAAATCAGGGACTTCTTCTTTAAAGAACTTGAGTGTGGAGTGGTAGTAGATAATCGCTCTTGTGTGTATTGTCCAAGCTTTATTTCTGAGGTGCTTTCCAGAGCTAGGCCTGAATCTCCATGAAGTCTTCTGCAAATAAGTTGGAATACAGTCTTACGGACGCTTCTGGACATAAGGAAATACATAACTGGGTCTAAGCAACTGTTGAAAGATGAAAATATGAGCATCACCTCATTGCATTTGTGAATTATTTCCTTCCAATAACAAGATGGATATTGTAACTGTGATGTAATGTAGACAAACCGGAACATATGGTAAGGAACGAAACAGATGGTGAAAATGAGGAGGACAATGAAGGAATTCCTTGCTGTCTGGGTATATTTTCCCGCATTCGGAAAATGTGctcttttctttgaaattttcAGAAGGTTCTTGGCGATTTTAACATACGAAAGtatcaaaaggaagaaaactatccaaaaaataattacaataataTAATTTATAATGGCTTCTGTCTTTGCATTCTGTTTACTTCGGTAATGAAAGCACAGGGTAGAATTGCCGTCCTCTCTCTTAAAGAAAGATGGTACAACTACTATTATAAATCCTGTTAGTGCAAGTGCCCACACTATGCAACAAATGTGTATACTTCGTGTGGTGGTTAACATTTTAGGACGCCTCAcagacttatttatttttatataacgATCTAGACTAATTAGTCCCAACAGTACTATGCTAATATACATGTTCATGTAAAACAGAGTTCCTACAATCTTGCACAAAATCCGTCCAAACATCCACGTGTTTTTGTTAACATGATAGACTATTCGGAAAGGAAGACAGAAGATCAGCAGAAGGTCTGCAACAGCTACATTTAGCAAGTAAACTTGGATAGAATTCCGTTTCTGATGAATGCACAGGAAAGCAAATAGGGCTATAATATTTCCAACCAATCCAACGACAAAAATAATAGAGTAAAAAATTATCAAAGTAAGTGACAGTGAGTTGTCATCTATGGGGCAGCTGGCATTGTTTTGAATTTCCGAGGCATTTATGGCTCGGTTAGTTTGGTTACTCCAGAAGACTTCCTCATGTGGAAGAATAGTCAGCAAATCAGATGAAGCTGCAGCCATCATTTGTGAGGGTATTTTAACTGTTCTGTAGGGATGCAAAGAGAAATTGTAAGAATTGAATTGCCATTGATGCCTTTTGATGTGTTTACTTGCTTTATTGTGCACAGTCTCATGTAATATAAAAGACAATAactaaaaaaaagtaaatgcacCGAGTTACAACTGTGGCTGAGTAGAAGGAGGACGTTTAGCCAAATATCTTGATAAAATGTAAGTCTAGAATAATCAATTccctgtttttcttcatgtgaaGTTAGGCAAGAACAGATGGTACAAATACTCAGATAACTTCTTTATTTGTAAGTACAAATAATTTTTTGAAGTTCTGGTGTTAGGATTAGTCTTCCTGACATAGGAAACTTTTACATTAAGATACAAAAATGGGTAAGCCTAGCTAAGTGCTGATACAAAGTACATAGAAATCTATCAAAACAATTCTAAACTCATCAGTCTTCATTTTAAATAAGTACCCAGGATCTCTCACATGCAAGTCACTCATTTGCAATTAGAAAAGCAATTGTCAATTAATATCTAGCTATGTAATCTGTTATAAGTAATGCTGTGAGTCAGTACTGTTACAGTAGCTTGTTTTGAATAGTTTATATCTTCTCATAAATttaagtatttttcccttttcttgacTGTTCACAAATCAATATTACACAAAGAAACTAATATTAGCCAGAAATCACACTAATGCAGTAACAGATTGTTTTCACATCTtccttgtttttattgttttccttgtTTTGATTTCCAGGTCTTTAATTTCAGTCAGCTTATTTTTGAACAGGAAGATACAatctggaagagaaaaatcacctttgaccaaagaaggaaaaccaaaataGTGTGTGGTTAGGAAAGCAGAATCACCATGAGCTGTTTAGAGGCACTGTTAAGACTCATTAGTAATGATACAGCTTTTG
Proteins encoded in this region:
- the GPR34 gene encoding probable G-protein coupled receptor 34; this encodes MMAAASSDLLTILPHEEVFWSNQTNRAINASEIQNNASCPIDDNSLSLTLIIFYSIIFVVGLVGNIIALFAFLCIHQKRNSIQVYLLNVAVADLLLIFCLPFRIVYHVNKNTWMFGRILCKIVGTLFYMNMYISIVLLGLISLDRYIKINKSVRRPKMLTTTRSIHICCIVWALALTGFIIVVVPSFFKREDGNSTLCFHYRSKQNAKTEAIINYIIVIIFWIVFFLLILSYVKIAKNLLKISKKRAHFPNAGKYTQTARNSFIVLLIFTICFVPYHMFRFVYITSQLQYPSCYWKEIIHKCNEVMLIFSSFNSCLDPVMYFLMSRSVRKTVFQLICRRLHGDSGLALESTSEIKLGQYTQERLSTTTPHSSSLKKKSLI